One window of the Gemmatimonadota bacterium genome contains the following:
- a CDS encoding sulfatase yields MSHPNILYIHSHDTGRYIQPFGHAMPTPNFQRLAEQGVLFRQAFCANPTCSPSRAALLTGQWPHSCGMLGLAHRGFRLNDYSHHLVHTLKKAGYTTALSGFQHVGRPPAADPSEIGYDEIFDTAKNQRATSDATIAFLNRSHDKPFFLDVGYTVTHRSFPEPGPGDDPRYCIPPAPFPDTPETRYDTAAYKTCVRILDTEVGRVLSAIDSAKLSDNTIVISTTDHGIAFPMMKCNLTDHGIGVMLIMRGPGFSGGKVIDGMVSQTDLFPTLCDVIGIDHPDWLQGKSILPLIREETDEIHDEIFAEINYHSYYDPQRAIRTKKWKYIRHWYPTLRPGDINCDGSPSKSYFLAQGWRQKNQPSEQLYDLIFDPHETNNLASDPKYQDALKDLRHRLQTWMETTDDPLLAGSVSAPEGARINDPAELV; encoded by the coding sequence ATGTCCCATCCAAACATCCTCTACATCCACTCTCACGACACGGGTCGCTACATTCAGCCCTTTGGACATGCCATGCCCACCCCGAATTTTCAGCGCCTCGCCGAACAGGGCGTTCTCTTTCGCCAAGCATTTTGCGCCAACCCAACCTGCTCGCCGAGCCGAGCCGCACTCCTGACTGGACAATGGCCTCACAGTTGTGGCATGCTGGGACTTGCCCACCGCGGTTTTCGGCTCAACGATTACAGCCATCACCTCGTTCACACGCTCAAAAAAGCGGGTTACACAACCGCTCTATCGGGTTTTCAGCACGTCGGTCGTCCCCCAGCAGCCGATCCCTCGGAAATCGGTTATGACGAAATATTCGACACAGCGAAAAATCAACGGGCGACCTCTGATGCGACCATTGCATTTCTCAATCGATCCCATGACAAACCCTTCTTCCTCGACGTTGGATATACCGTCACACACCGCAGCTTCCCCGAACCGGGTCCCGGAGACGACCCGCGCTATTGCATACCCCCTGCGCCCTTTCCCGACACCCCCGAAACTCGATACGACACCGCCGCATACAAAACCTGCGTTCGCATCCTCGATACCGAAGTCGGGCGCGTCCTCAGCGCCATAGATAGTGCCAAGCTCTCAGACAACACCATCGTCATCAGCACCACAGATCACGGCATCGCATTTCCCATGATGAAATGCAACCTCACCGATCACGGCATCGGCGTCATGCTCATCATGCGCGGACCGGGTTTTTCAGGCGGCAAAGTCATCGATGGAATGGTCTCACAAACTGACCTCTTCCCCACCTTGTGCGATGTAATCGGCATAGACCATCCAGACTGGCTGCAAGGCAAATCCATACTGCCACTCATCCGCGAAGAAACAGATGAAATCCACGATGAAATTTTTGCAGAAATCAACTACCACAGCTATTACGACCCGCAACGCGCCATACGCACAAAAAAATGGAAATACATCCGCCACTGGTATCCCACACTGCGTCCCGGTGACATCAACTGCGACGGCAGTCCCAGCAAATCCTACTTTCTCGCCCAGGGCTGGCGGCAAAAAAACCAACCCTCTGAACAGCTCTACGACCTCATTTTTGACCCCCATGAGACCAATAATCTCGCCTCTGATCCCAAATATCAGGACGCGTTAAAAGACCTGCGCCATCGCCTCCAAACCTGGATGGAAACAACCGACGATCCACTGCTCGCAGGCTCAGTTTCTGCGCCCGAAGGCGCGCGTATCAACGACCCTGCAGAATTAGTTTGA
- a CDS encoding alanine:cation symporter family protein produces the protein MFFRCSRFAFLMGLFLSRDAFAQEALAGESSGAIQMVIDVLNAGLGAITNFLSSIIFFDFGLGIPLVIIVLVGGGLYYSFYCRWISLRGMKHSIDVIRGGYDNPDHPGEISHFKALTSALSATVGQGNIAGVAIAVSAGGPGAVFWMIVTAFFGMASKFVSCTLAVMYRRIHPDGRVSGGPMYYLEQGLKEKGLGILGRVMAVFFAVLTVGGSLGIGNMFQVNQTVEMLGTVFEGFKTYNWVVGILMAGVVGIVISGGIKRIGTVTASIVPFMCGLYVLTSFLIILARITELPNLIVNIISQAFIPEAIYGGFMGSLVQGVRRAAFSNEAGLGSAAFAHAAAKTDEPVRQGIVAMIGPFIDTVIICLMTALVCMITGAYQLPEFQGQSGYLVGIQMTSVAFDSFAPGSRYVIAIVAMFFAYTTVIAWAYYGERAWEYLFGLRSTLTYRIVFLCFVFIGSVTALKSVVDFSDAMIFAMAFPNIVGCIIMSPQIKDRLNEYWGRYKAGEIKAYPRNVY, from the coding sequence ATGTTTTTCAGGTGTTCTCGTTTCGCTTTTCTGATGGGACTGTTTCTGTCCCGTGATGCATTTGCACAGGAAGCTTTGGCTGGCGAGTCGTCTGGCGCGATACAGATGGTTATTGACGTATTGAATGCAGGCTTAGGTGCGATAACTAATTTTCTATCTTCGATTATATTTTTTGATTTTGGCCTGGGTATTCCGCTCGTTATTATTGTGCTCGTAGGTGGTGGCCTTTATTACTCTTTTTATTGTCGCTGGATCTCTCTGCGCGGAATGAAACATTCGATTGATGTGATTCGCGGAGGGTATGATAATCCGGATCATCCCGGTGAGATTTCGCATTTTAAAGCCCTGACCAGTGCGTTGTCTGCCACTGTGGGGCAGGGGAATATCGCGGGTGTAGCGATTGCTGTGAGTGCCGGTGGTCCCGGTGCTGTTTTCTGGATGATTGTCACGGCTTTTTTTGGTATGGCGTCCAAGTTTGTATCCTGTACTCTGGCGGTGATGTACAGAAGAATCCATCCCGATGGGCGCGTGTCGGGTGGGCCAATGTACTATCTGGAACAGGGCTTAAAAGAAAAAGGCCTTGGGATTTTGGGGCGCGTGATGGCTGTGTTTTTTGCCGTGTTGACAGTTGGCGGTTCTCTGGGTATTGGCAATATGTTTCAGGTGAATCAGACAGTTGAAATGCTCGGTACTGTATTCGAGGGATTTAAGACCTATAACTGGGTTGTCGGGATTTTAATGGCGGGGGTAGTGGGCATTGTCATTAGTGGAGGTATCAAGCGCATTGGCACTGTCACAGCGAGCATTGTACCCTTCATGTGTGGGTTGTACGTGCTCACATCCTTTCTCATTATTCTCGCGCGTATTACCGAATTGCCCAATCTGATTGTGAATATCATTTCCCAGGCGTTTATACCTGAAGCCATATATGGTGGCTTCATGGGATCCCTGGTTCAAGGGGTACGCAGGGCGGCTTTTTCCAACGAAGCGGGGTTGGGTTCTGCGGCATTTGCCCACGCGGCAGCCAAAACCGATGAACCCGTGCGTCAGGGGATAGTGGCGATGATTGGACCATTTATTGACACCGTTATTATATGTTTAATGACGGCATTGGTTTGTATGATTACGGGTGCGTATCAGTTGCCCGAATTTCAAGGGCAAAGTGGGTATCTCGTGGGAATCCAGATGACATCTGTGGCATTTGATTCGTTTGCGCCCGGGTCGCGTTATGTCATCGCAATTGTGGCAATGTTCTTTGCATATACGACGGTGATCGCGTGGGCATATTACGGCGAGCGAGCGTGGGAATATCTTTTTGGATTGCGATCTACTCTGACGTATCGAATTGTTTTTTTGTGCTTTGTATTTATCGGGTCTGTCACCGCGCTAAAGAGTGTGGTCGATTTTTCCGACGCGATGATTTTTGCAATGGCGTTTCCGAATATTGTCGGCTGTATTATCATGAGTCCACAGATCAAAGACAGGCTCAACGAATACTGGGGGCGTTACAAGGCGGGTGAGATAAAGGCGTATCCGAGGAACGTATATTGA
- a CDS encoding STAS domain-containing protein codes for MEIKTQKENGILIANVNGRVDSANAREFENVLSSAISDDDTCVVVDFGGLSYISSSGLRVILLVAKSLRNRNAEFALCSLSGPIGEVFKISGFDKIISIYDSQAEACAALGG; via the coding sequence ATGGAGATTAAAACCCAAAAAGAAAATGGCATTTTAATCGCGAACGTGAATGGCCGGGTTGATAGTGCCAATGCCCGCGAGTTCGAAAATGTATTAAGCTCTGCAATCAGTGACGACGATACATGCGTGGTCGTAGATTTTGGGGGGCTTTCTTACATTAGTAGCTCGGGCCTGCGGGTCATTTTGCTGGTTGCCAAGTCACTCCGGAATCGCAATGCGGAATTCGCGCTTTGCTCGCTTTCTGGTCCCATCGGAGAGGTCTTCAAAATCAGCGGATTTGACAAGATCATTTCGATCTACGACTCACAGGCAGAGGCTTGCGCTGCACTGGGCGGATAA
- a CDS encoding SpoIIE family protein phosphatase has protein sequence MKKAQYKILVVDDEPDLEHLVRQRMRRDVRAGHYEFVFAYNGVEALEVLNADPDIDMVLSDINMPRMDGLTLLEQMSEVDPDLRAVIVSAYGDMKNIRTAMNRGAFDFVTKPIDFQDLRVTIERTLEHLKLWREAVASRDKLVALQNELRVAHDMQQSILPKTFPDKPGYQLFGSMEPARQVGGDFFDIINLENDRIGLAIADVSDKGVPAALFMMSSRTLMKGAAIGKSNPTDVLTEVNHLLQEDNDAAMFVTVFYAEYNPADGSLSYANGGHNPPVIVHADGSSTVLPQTNGIALGILPDIEYEQNSVTLSPGDTLVLYTDGITEAMNAQNEEFEMERLLTVLSGASSQDVREMNQAIFQAVQAFAGDMPQFDDMTCMTLFCREIGT, from the coding sequence ATGAAAAAGGCGCAATACAAAATACTCGTGGTTGATGATGAACCCGATCTCGAACATCTCGTGAGGCAGCGCATGCGGCGCGATGTTCGCGCCGGACACTACGAATTCGTCTTTGCTTACAACGGCGTTGAGGCTCTCGAGGTGCTGAACGCGGATCCGGATATCGATATGGTGCTTTCGGACATTAATATGCCGCGGATGGATGGTCTCACGTTGCTCGAACAGATGTCGGAAGTTGATCCCGACCTCCGCGCTGTCATTGTCTCGGCTTATGGCGATATGAAAAACATCCGTACGGCCATGAATCGAGGGGCGTTTGACTTTGTTACCAAGCCCATTGATTTTCAGGATTTGAGGGTCACAATTGAGCGCACTCTGGAACACCTGAAGCTTTGGCGCGAGGCTGTGGCTTCGCGGGATAAGCTGGTGGCACTGCAAAACGAGCTTCGCGTTGCCCATGATATGCAGCAGTCTATTCTGCCGAAGACCTTTCCCGACAAACCTGGCTACCAGCTATTTGGAAGCATGGAGCCTGCACGCCAGGTGGGAGGTGACTTTTTTGATATTATCAATCTGGAAAACGACCGCATCGGCCTGGCAATTGCCGATGTCTCCGACAAGGGCGTACCGGCTGCTCTATTCATGATGTCCAGTCGCACGTTGATGAAAGGGGCTGCAATTGGCAAATCGAACCCGACCGATGTGCTGACCGAGGTCAATCATCTCCTGCAGGAAGACAACGACGCAGCGATGTTTGTCACCGTGTTTTATGCCGAATACAATCCGGCGGATGGGTCGCTATCGTACGCCAATGGGGGGCACAATCCCCCGGTCATCGTCCACGCAGATGGCAGCTCGACTGTGCTCCCCCAGACCAACGGAATTGCTCTGGGTATTTTGCCAGACATCGAATACGAACAAAACTCAGTCACTCTATCGCCCGGCGATACCCTCGTGCTCTACACAGATGGCATTACCGAAGCCATGAATGCCCAGAATGAGGAGTTTGAGATGGAGCGTTTGCTTACAGTATTGTCCGGGGCGAGTTCGCAGGATGTCCGCGAAATGAATCAGGCGATCTTTCAAGCTGTGCAGGCATTTGCAGGTGATATGCCCCAGTTCGACGATATGACCTGTATGACACTTTTTTGCAGAGAGATAGGGACATGA
- a CDS encoding ATP-binding protein translates to MKVKRSLCIASDLSELERLHDAVAELGEAGDWPPDLVYQVDLVLEELIVNTVNYGYDDDARHEIEVTLTSDEDVFTVEIIDDGHAFNPLSDAPEPDLDAGIEDRPIGGLGIHLMRVMMDDVHYRREENKNHLTLIKRRNG, encoded by the coding sequence ATGAAGGTGAAACGTTCTCTATGTATTGCGTCGGATCTCAGCGAGTTGGAGCGGCTTCACGATGCCGTGGCAGAACTCGGCGAGGCGGGAGATTGGCCTCCCGATCTCGTGTACCAGGTTGATCTCGTTCTCGAGGAATTGATCGTCAATACTGTGAACTACGGGTACGACGACGATGCACGCCACGAGATTGAGGTCACGCTGACCTCGGATGAGGATGTCTTTACAGTTGAGATTATAGACGACGGGCATGCCTTCAATCCACTGAGTGACGCTCCCGAACCAGACCTGGACGCAGGGATAGAAGATCGGCCGATAGGGGGGCTTGGCATCCATCTGATGCGCGTTATGATGGACGATGTACACTATCGCCGCGAGGAGAATAAGAACCACCTTACTCTGATCAAGCGGAGGAATGGATGA
- a CDS encoding ABC transporter substrate-binding protein, which translates to MSSTRYSCAVLLLVLLIVEIRAEESGISDERILFGQSAAFSGPAQELGKNMRIGIEAAFQEANARGGVHGRQLMLLSLDDAYEPEAAIANTRRLIEQEGVFALIGAVGTPTSLSATPVAAAADVPYIAPFTGAAFLREARWQNVINLRASYNQETEAMVARLTTDLGIKRIAVMYQDDSFGRAGYRGVRQALERRSMEPVAIGVYPRNTTAVKTGLLNLHSANPDAVILIGAYQPVATLIAWARHIGLDPVFMTISFVGSNALAGELGRSGAGVFVTQVVPFPTDNTLPVGIAYRRALTAHAPEATPGFVSYEGYLAGRLAIAALERCGGEVNRTRFLNSLRGADAIDLDGFELRYDANDNQGSDAVFLTVIGTDGSYRSIQTLRDAIKP; encoded by the coding sequence ATGAGCAGCACGCGCTACAGTTGTGCGGTTTTACTGCTCGTTTTGCTGATTGTGGAAATCCGCGCAGAAGAATCTGGAATCTCTGATGAGCGCATCCTTTTTGGGCAGTCCGCCGCCTTTAGCGGTCCCGCTCAAGAACTGGGCAAGAACATGCGGATCGGAATTGAGGCAGCGTTTCAGGAGGCTAACGCGCGGGGCGGTGTGCATGGTCGGCAGCTCATGTTATTGTCTCTCGATGACGCATACGAACCCGAAGCTGCTATCGCCAATACCCGTCGCCTGATTGAACAGGAAGGGGTTTTCGCGCTGATTGGTGCTGTCGGCACGCCTACATCGCTCTCTGCCACCCCTGTGGCCGCAGCAGCTGACGTCCCCTACATCGCCCCCTTTACCGGTGCTGCCTTCCTGCGTGAAGCCAGGTGGCAAAACGTGATTAACCTGCGGGCGTCTTATAACCAGGAGACCGAGGCTATGGTCGCTCGCTTGACCACAGACCTGGGTATTAAACGCATTGCCGTTATGTACCAGGATGACTCTTTTGGTCGGGCGGGTTATCGCGGCGTGCGGCAGGCACTTGAGCGGCGTAGCATGGAACCTGTGGCAATAGGGGTGTACCCGCGCAATACCACGGCGGTGAAGACGGGTCTGCTCAACCTGCATAGTGCAAACCCCGATGCAGTCATCCTGATAGGGGCCTACCAGCCGGTAGCAACGCTGATTGCCTGGGCGCGACACATAGGGTTGGATCCCGTATTCATGACCATCTCCTTTGTGGGCAGCAATGCGTTGGCCGGGGAACTCGGTCGCAGTGGTGCTGGGGTCTTTGTCACGCAGGTCGTACCTTTTCCAACAGATAACACTCTACCCGTTGGTATTGCCTATCGCCGTGCCCTAACGGCCCACGCCCCCGAAGCGACTCCCGGCTTTGTCTCCTACGAAGGCTATTTGGCGGGGCGATTGGCTATCGCCGCTCTCGAACGCTGTGGGGGAGAGGTTAACCGCACCCGGTTTCTCAACAGTTTGCGCGGTGCGGATGCTATTGATCTGGACGGCTTTGAACTTCGCTATGACGCAAATGACAATCAGGGTTCAGACGCTGTTTTTCTCACCGTGATTGGCACAGATGGCAGTTATCGCTCGATCCAAACTCTGCGGGACGCAATAAAGCCATGA
- a CDS encoding HAMP domain-containing protein: MIDIIKHLLEGRYRISTQLYLGIGGAVVLTMGASLVGWFSFNSVGDAQSRVNEGSVPGMAAAFGVAQQSGAIVAAAPRLIAAATPETFDQVIAEIATERNTFEAQLAALTQQGEEEERFSRIRAQGGTLISNIEEIECSMAELFVLQARSEALRAELAELRNELVGVLVPLIDDQLFYAMTGYRNLDEAPASPAQHLSKKEFDHYRHLAALQADATTAIQLLSSAFNLSDAPLIEPLRERFEAAKDRIEWSLSALGMARARSQIAPICARLYQLGLGEEGGFDLRTRELELAGHQRDLLARNQSLALDLVAEAEGLVNAARISAKEATHASTLAIGTGRSLLLVLNVISITGALLIAYLFVGRMLLPRLERLSARMRGMADGDLEGKVDIGGNDEVADMAAALEVFRRHALEVQRLNLVEKLAEELQSKNEELEKVLDDLRVAQDQIVMREKLASLGELTAGVAHEIKNPLNFVKNFSESSEELMEELVEVLDESPGALSEEQRELVDEICQDLTDNMGRILQHGNRADRIVHDMLMMGRGSGERQSIEINNLLDEHARLAYHSARATDADFNLTIETDFDPNVGQIEAVPQDLGRVFLNMVGNACYATDEKRRAIEADDGETFFPTLSLSTRRMDDRIEVSIRDNGNGIPPEVVDKIFNPFFTTKPTDKGTGLGLALSNDIVREHGGNIRVVSEPGEFTEMIVELPLVPPAVTTEEVAR, from the coding sequence ATGATTGACATAATAAAACACCTGCTTGAAGGCCGCTACCGAATCTCGACGCAACTCTATTTGGGTATTGGCGGTGCTGTTGTCCTCACTATGGGGGCGAGTCTGGTTGGCTGGTTTTCCTTCAACAGCGTGGGTGACGCGCAAAGTCGCGTGAATGAAGGCAGTGTGCCTGGAATGGCAGCCGCATTTGGAGTCGCTCAACAAAGCGGTGCCATTGTAGCCGCAGCCCCGCGTCTCATCGCTGCGGCAACGCCGGAGACATTTGATCAGGTTATTGCCGAGATCGCCACAGAGCGAAACACTTTTGAAGCGCAGTTGGCGGCTCTGACGCAGCAGGGTGAAGAAGAGGAACGCTTCAGTCGCATTCGCGCCCAGGGTGGTACTCTGATCTCAAATATCGAAGAAATTGAATGCTCCATGGCGGAGCTTTTTGTGCTGCAAGCGCGGAGTGAAGCCCTGCGTGCGGAACTCGCCGAATTGCGCAATGAACTGGTTGGCGTTCTGGTTCCGCTTATTGACGACCAGTTGTTCTACGCTATGACGGGGTATCGCAATCTCGACGAAGCACCCGCGTCGCCTGCACAGCACTTATCAAAAAAAGAGTTCGACCACTATCGCCATCTGGCTGCATTACAAGCAGACGCCACCACAGCAATCCAGCTTCTGTCGAGTGCTTTCAATCTTTCAGATGCGCCCTTGATTGAGCCATTGCGGGAGCGATTTGAGGCTGCTAAAGATAGGATTGAATGGAGTTTGTCGGCACTCGGAATGGCCCGTGCGCGCAGTCAGATCGCTCCGATATGTGCCCGCCTGTACCAGTTGGGGCTGGGGGAAGAAGGGGGCTTCGACCTGCGTACACGAGAACTCGAACTCGCCGGTCATCAGCGGGACCTGCTCGCACGCAATCAGTCTCTTGCCCTCGATCTGGTCGCCGAAGCCGAGGGGCTGGTAAATGCTGCCCGCATAAGTGCGAAGGAAGCTACCCACGCTTCCACACTGGCCATCGGCACCGGGCGCAGTCTTTTGTTGGTTTTGAATGTGATCAGCATTACTGGCGCGTTGCTGATCGCCTATTTATTCGTGGGACGAATGCTATTGCCCCGTCTCGAGCGACTATCCGCGCGGATGCGCGGCATGGCTGACGGCGACCTGGAGGGCAAGGTCGATATCGGCGGGAACGACGAGGTGGCAGACATGGCCGCAGCCCTTGAAGTCTTTCGCCGCCATGCCCTGGAGGTGCAGCGCCTGAATCTGGTGGAAAAACTGGCAGAAGAGTTGCAATCTAAGAACGAAGAACTCGAAAAAGTGCTGGACGACTTGCGTGTGGCGCAGGACCAGATCGTCATGCGCGAGAAATTGGCCTCGCTCGGCGAACTCACTGCAGGTGTAGCGCACGAGATCAAGAATCCGCTGAATTTTGTGAAGAACTTTTCAGAATCGTCGGAAGAGCTAATGGAGGAATTGGTGGAGGTACTGGACGAAAGTCCCGGAGCACTGAGCGAGGAGCAGCGCGAATTGGTTGACGAGATATGCCAGGACCTCACCGACAACATGGGGCGTATCCTCCAACACGGCAACCGCGCTGACCGCATTGTTCACGATATGCTCATGATGGGGCGCGGCTCTGGTGAGAGACAGTCCATTGAAATTAATAATCTGCTCGATGAACACGCCCGCCTTGCCTATCACAGCGCACGGGCGACTGACGCGGACTTCAACTTGACTATTGAGACGGATTTCGACCCGAATGTGGGACAAATTGAGGCTGTTCCGCAGGATCTGGGGCGCGTCTTCCTCAACATGGTAGGCAATGCCTGTTACGCTACCGACGAGAAAAGGCGTGCTATTGAAGCAGATGATGGCGAGACTTTTTTCCCGACCCTGTCGCTGAGCACCAGGCGCATGGATGATCGGATAGAGGTGAGCATACGGGATAACGGGAATGGGATTCCACCCGAGGTTGTCGATAAAATTTTTAATCCTTTTTTTACCACCAAACCGACAGACAAGGGCACGGGTCTTGGCCTTGCCCTTTCCAACGATATTGTGCGCGAACACGGGGGAAATATCCGGGTTGTATCCGAACCCGGTGAATTCACCGAGATGATAGTAGAATTGCCTTTGGTGCCGCCCGCGGTGACGACTGAAGAGGTAGCGAGATAG
- a CDS encoding ammonium transporter yields MQTFLKTFIYHRFTNRVGKALAVLGLLACATTAAHAAVDEETLFVFNTFSFLIWGALVMWMCAGFTMLESGSVRTKNASMICLKNIGIYSIAGLAYYFIGYNLMYVDVESVIGSFKFLYGPSGDELALLAAENDAAKAAATAAVVKNGYSTMSDWFFQMVFVATTASIVSGALAERVRLWSFFLFILVMTAVIYPIVGAWTWGEGWLSAMGFKDFAGSTIVHSTGGWAALAGAIVVGPRLGKFRSDGTVKSTPPSNILVVTLGVFILWLGWFGFNGGSQLALGSALDAVAMSHVLVNTNLAAAAGVMAALLVSRPILGRIDLFAGLNGAIAGLVSITAGPDIVAHYWSVIIGAIGAVVCTAGIKLLEKVKLDDVVGAIPAHLFAGIWGTIAVCIVGGGNLGVQLIGIVAIGAFVFVTSWVLWRVIDMMLSARVSRQVEQLGQDVGELGIDAYPEFVLMPEEDDEE; encoded by the coding sequence ATGCAGACGTTCTTGAAAACCTTTATTTATCACCGGTTCACCAACCGGGTGGGAAAAGCACTCGCGGTGCTCGGTTTGCTTGCGTGTGCTACAACCGCCGCGCATGCAGCGGTTGACGAGGAAACCCTGTTCGTCTTCAATACTTTTTCATTCCTTATTTGGGGCGCTCTGGTGATGTGGATGTGCGCGGGATTTACCATGCTCGAGTCTGGATCTGTGCGCACGAAGAATGCCTCCATGATCTGCCTGAAGAATATTGGCATCTATTCCATTGCCGGGCTTGCCTACTATTTCATCGGCTATAATCTCATGTACGTCGATGTGGAGAGTGTGATTGGGTCATTTAAATTCTTATACGGACCGTCTGGCGATGAACTTGCTCTGCTGGCGGCGGAAAATGATGCTGCAAAGGCGGCCGCAACGGCGGCAGTAGTTAAGAACGGCTATTCCACTATGTCGGACTGGTTTTTCCAGATGGTCTTTGTTGCGACCACCGCTTCTATTGTCTCTGGAGCTCTGGCTGAACGAGTCAGGTTGTGGTCCTTTTTCCTTTTTATTCTGGTGATGACAGCGGTTATCTATCCCATCGTCGGTGCGTGGACATGGGGCGAGGGATGGCTAAGTGCGATGGGTTTCAAGGATTTTGCTGGATCGACCATCGTGCATAGCACCGGTGGCTGGGCGGCTCTTGCTGGTGCGATAGTCGTTGGGCCGAGGTTGGGTAAATTCCGCAGCGATGGTACGGTCAAATCCACGCCACCATCCAATATTCTTGTGGTGACGCTGGGTGTCTTCATCTTGTGGTTAGGCTGGTTTGGCTTCAACGGTGGATCGCAACTGGCATTGGGAAGCGCGCTTGACGCGGTCGCGATGAGTCATGTACTGGTCAATACCAATCTGGCGGCCGCAGCCGGTGTTATGGCAGCTCTTTTAGTTTCTCGACCGATCCTGGGGCGCATAGATCTGTTTGCAGGGCTGAATGGCGCAATCGCCGGTCTGGTCTCGATTACCGCCGGACCTGATATTGTTGCTCATTACTGGTCGGTCATTATTGGTGCTATTGGCGCAGTTGTGTGTACTGCCGGAATCAAGTTGCTGGAGAAGGTCAAGCTGGATGATGTGGTTGGGGCGATACCGGCTCACCTGTTCGCTGGCATCTGGGGCACCATAGCGGTCTGCATTGTTGGCGGCGGCAACTTAGGCGTGCAATTGATCGGCATCGTAGCGATTGGCGCATTCGTGTTTGTGACCTCGTGGGTTTTGTGGCGCGTGATTGATATGATGTTGAGTGCGCGCGTGTCGCGCCAGGTCGAACAATTGGGTCAGGATGTCGGGGAATTGGGAATTGACGCCTATCCCGAATTTGTGCTTATGCCAGAAGAAGATGATGAGGAATAA
- a CDS encoding RluA family pseudouridine synthase, with protein MIHLKILPQHEGQRLDRYLTDQRPEFSRSRLQKLIVEGAVCINGKTTRSSYRLVVGDSITIDIPPPIDSTINPEDIPLDIFFEDDHVLVLDKPAGMIVHPAGRVTSGTLVNALLSHCTHLSGINGVLRPGIVHRLDKDTSGLMVVAKSDEGHRGLAAQLEARAMERRYLALIWGGFEADEGRIEAPIGRHLKNRKRMAVSQNGRYAATRWKIRARYDFLSLLSLALETGRTHQIRVHLTHLNRPVFGDPLYGGREDRLSGIAPLFRRRATHLLAQTNRQMLHATQLTFVHPVTKKEMAFRAQPPGDMQKILADAYSSSSSSGISTNSG; from the coding sequence GTGATTCATCTAAAAATTCTGCCCCAACATGAAGGCCAGCGTCTGGACCGCTATTTGACCGACCAACGCCCAGAATTTTCGCGTTCACGCCTTCAAAAATTGATTGTCGAGGGTGCTGTATGCATCAATGGAAAGACGACGCGGTCGAGCTATCGGCTGGTGGTTGGCGATAGCATCACAATAGATATACCCCCTCCAATAGATAGTACAATTAATCCAGAGGATATTCCTCTGGATATTTTTTTTGAGGATGACCATGTGCTGGTGCTCGACAAACCTGCGGGTATGATTGTACATCCAGCGGGAAGAGTGACATCGGGAACACTCGTCAATGCCCTCCTGTCACATTGCACGCATTTGTCGGGTATCAACGGGGTTTTACGACCGGGTATTGTACATCGGCTGGACAAAGACACATCGGGGCTGATGGTCGTCGCCAAAAGTGATGAAGGGCATCGCGGATTGGCTGCCCAGTTGGAAGCCCGTGCAATGGAGCGGCGTTATCTCGCGTTGATATGGGGGGGCTTTGAAGCGGATGAGGGGCGCATAGAAGCACCAATTGGAAGGCATCTAAAAAATCGAAAGCGAATGGCCGTTTCTCAGAATGGGAGATATGCAGCAACGCGCTGGAAAATAAGAGCGCGTTACGATTTTCTCTCTTTGCTATCTCTCGCGCTGGAGACCGGACGTACCCACCAGATCAGAGTGCATCTAACGCACCTCAATCGCCCTGTATTTGGTGACCCGCTATACGGCGGACGCGAGGATCGGCTGTCTGGGATTGCCCCCCTGTTTCGCAGGAGAGCAACCCACCTGCTCGCACAAACAAATCGACAGATGCTCCACGCGACTCAATTGACATTTGTGCATCCCGTAACAAAAAAAGAAATGGCGTTTAGAGCACAACCCCCCGGGGATATGCAGAAGATTCTTGCCGACGCTTATTCCTCATCATCTTCTTCTGGCATAAGCACAAATTCGGGATAG